The Armatimonadota bacterium genomic interval TGATCTGGACGTCCTCCTCGTCGATCTCCATGGTGGGGTAGGTGTCGGACCGCGACCGGTCGTCCAGGATCAGGGCGTCGCACCGCACCGCGCACTTGCTCCCCCGGGCGCCCTTGTACACCTTCACCAGGCCCCGGTAGCCGGCCCGGCCGCCGTCCTTGCTGATGGACTTGCTCACGATGGAGGACTGGGTGTAGGGGGCCGCGTGGATCACCTTGCCGCCCGGGTCCTGGTGCTGGCCCGCGCCCGCGAAGGCCACGGAAAGGATCTCCGCCTTCGCCCCGGGCTCCACCAGGTACACAGAGGG includes:
- a CDS encoding SufD family Fe-S cluster assembly protein; translation: PSVYLVEPGAKAEILSVAFAGAGQHQDPGGKVIHAAPYTQSSIVSKSISKDGGRAGYRGLVKVYKGARGSKCAVRCDALILDDRSRSDTYPTMEIDEEDVQITHEATVSKVSDEQLFYLMSRGIQEDEAMNMIVRGFIEPIAKELPLEYAVELNRLIALEMEGSVG